The genomic interval TGCGTTAAGAATTTAATATATTCTTTTAAAAGTGGCGTGTAGGGTCTAATTTTTTCAGATAAATCACGTAATATTTTTACAACTTCTTGTTTTTCTTCGTACATAAGTTTTGTAATTCTCTTGCATAGGCTAACGTTGCTTGTGGAGCAATAAAAACAATGCCTCCAGATTTTGAAGCGCCTAATAAACTTCCTTTAACTTTTCTTCTGTGCATGGCTAAAACAGCCAAAACTCGCTGATTATCAACTACAGATTCTTTAATATCATCTAAATATCCAGAAGCAATACATCTGCTAAGCGCGTTAGAAAAACTCTGACCGATTTTACCGCGAATATGTTGGGTGTCTTTTCTTATTTGTTTTAAAACCGGTGAAGCGGTGTCATTTACTTCTCCATTCAGATTGATGATTTTTTTAATTTCCTCAATAATAAATGTGGTAAACTCGATGGTTTCTGTATTCTCAAAAAAGTAGGAAACTGAATTTTAAATTTTTTAAAAAATTTAATCAATTCATTCACTGTAGTTGAGGTAGCCGATATTTTTAGAAAAGCTTCGGTTTCTATAAATGAATTTTCTATGGCAAGCCGATCAATATTTTCAATGATATTATCAAAACATGATTCGGAATTCTATTTTCACTTTCAAAAGAGGATAGATATTCGTTTACCAAATTCAACTCTTTAAATAGAGCATTATTATTGGTGTAGGGTTTTGTTCTCTTAATTTTATTTTTTCCTAAATCAGTGATACAAAATTCTGCAACGTGTTGTAAAACCGTTGTAAACTCTAAATCTTGTAATGTTTTTTCTGATATGTTTTTAATCAAAATCCTATCTTTGAAATCGCAACAAAAGTAACAAAGAATGGAGTTATATATAGTGGAACTTTATAGTTTTTTTAGCACCTAAAGTTTTAAAACAGCTCTAAAAATGTTTTTTTTATTCGCTTTCGAGATTGGAACTCTATAAGAATTATCAAGTACAATATACCCTTCATTATCAAAATGCCTTACTTTTTCTAGATTTATAATATGTGATTTGTGACATTTAAAAAAAATAGAACTCAACACCTTTTCAAATTTACCTAGATTATAGGAACTGACTATTGTAGTATTATTAATTAAATGAAATTTTGTATATCCTTTATACCCTTCTAAATGTAGAACTTCTTCTTGAGGTATGAATGAAGTTCCATTAACCGTTTGTATAATAATCTTGTTGTTTTTAGATAAAGTATTGGTTAATAGGTTTACAAGTTTATGATTGTTTTGAGTATTTTCTTTTGTTGTAATAAATGTTACTGCTTTATTTATTGCCAGAACTAAATCTGCATCATCAATAGGTTTTAAAACATAATCTATTGCATTTTGTTTAAAAGCTTCAATAGCATATTCGCTATAAGCTGTAATAAAAATGACTTGAAAATTGATTTCATTTAATTGCGATAACAACTCAAACCCATTAATTCTAGGCATTTCAATATCTAAAAAAACAATATCTGGTTGTTGAGTATTTAAGTACTGTATTGCATTTTCTGGTTTTTGAAATGTTTGTAATATCTCTAAATCTGGAAATAATTTACCCAGTTTTTGTTCTAATCCTTTTAGATTAGAAATTTCATCGTCTATTAACACAGCAGTTAAATTCATAGTTTTATTTTTGAGTAATTAAAAAGGTTACTTTGTGACCTTTATCATTTATAGTTGGGTTTAGCTCTTCTTGTTTGTATGTTATTTCCCATAATCCAGAACTGTTTAAAAATTTAAGTCTATCTTCTAAAACATTAGATGATTTTATTTTTATACTAGTTTTCTTTTTAGTGTTTAAAAGTCCTACACCATCATCTATAATTTCTACTTTTACACTTTTTTCAGTTAGATGTATAAAATTAATGATCACAGTTCCATTTTCAATTTTATTAAAAAGACCATGATTTATAGCATTTTCTACAATGGGTTGAATAAGCATAGTAGGAAGCTTAATAGCATCTAAGTTAATCTTTTTATCAATATTAATACTGTATTCAAATTTATCTTTAAAACGAAGTTTTTCAATATCTAAATAGTTTTTAATCAGTTTTGCTTCTAGGTTGATACTAATCTCAGTTTCTTTAGATAATTCAAAAAACTGACGAATTAATTTCGAAAATTTAACCAAATACAATTCTGATGCTTCTATTTCATTATTATTGATATAATATTGAATGGCTGATAAAGAATTAAATACAAAATGTGGATTCATTTGAGAACGCAACGCTTTTAATTGTATTTCTGAAAGCTGTTTTTCTTGCAATAATTTATTATTTTTCTTTTCTTGATTTTTTATACTAATCCTCCAAAAAATGTATGCTATGATTCCACCACAAACTATAATTACAAGAAATTTAAACCAAATTAGTTGCCACCACAAAGGTTTTATAGTAAAGTTAAATTTTGATTCTTTTGTGCCCGATTTTACATGAAAAACATAAGAATCTGGTTTTAAACTATTAAAATTAAAATTATTGGAAGCTGTTGTATTCCATTGATTTTGAATATGTTCTAATTTGTAAGTGAAGCTAGAAGTATTGCTGTCAGAAAAATTTATAGCATTTGCTTTTAAACTTAACGTAGCATTGGTTTGGTATTTTATACTAGAATTCGATGTTATTAATTGGGAGTTATAGGTTGCTTTTTCAACAAAAAGATCTAACAATAAATTACTTTTTATTTGATTGATAGGCACTCTTGCTAACCCATAATTTGTACCAACAAAAAGTTCTTTATCATCAACAAAAATGGTATTAATATTATTGCTTGGCAAACCATCATTTATGGTGTAATTTCTTATAACTTGGTATTTTTTAGTTCTTTTTTTAAGATGTAATACGCCATTGTTTGTAGCCAACCAAATATCATTTTTATTAATATATGCTTCTTGTACGCTTAAATGTTCTGTTCCTATTAAAGGTTTTATGGTATTTAAATCTGTAATATAACTACCAAAACCATCTGTATTAACCAATAGTTCTGTTTTACTTAATGCTTTAATACTTAATATAGGTTTATTAAAGTTTTCATTTTTAAAAGATATGTCTTGTATTGTATTGTTTATTAATTCTTTAAAACGATTTGTTGTTGCTATTATAAGCCTAGAATTAAAAACCAAAAGATCTGTACAACCTTTTAAAGCTATCTCGTTTTTTATTTTGTAGGTTTTATGATTAAATATAGAAAATCCACCAGAAGTCATTCCATACATCTCTGAATTAAAAAATGCTACTTTTTTAATTCCACCATATATGTAGTTTAATTTTTTATTCTTTGATTGGTTATTTGTAAATCTATTTTTTTGATTATTATGGGTAGTAATAAATGTTCTATTTAAGAAAAATGTTTTATTTAAAGCAGCTACATTTTGCGCACCAAAACAATACTCGTTAGCTGCTATATAAGGATTAAAAGTTTTACTTTTTTTATTATATTTAAAATATCCTTTATTATAAACCCCCATTAACAAGTTGTTATTAATAACATTAAAGGTCTGTATCTTATCATCAATAAAATTATACGTTACTTGTTGTTTACTTGCTGGCAGTTTATAAATACCTTTATTAAAGGTAGATAACCAAATAGTGTTTTGCCTATCTATAAAACCAAAATGTGCATTTACATGCGATGGAAAAAAGTATGGTTTTATAATTTTAAAATTATTATCTAAAAAACCAACAAACCCTTTTCCAGTAATTTGTAGCTTTTTGTCTACCAAATTAATACGCGGATATTTTATAGCAGTTTTATCAATTTGGTCTTTAAAACTATAAGTTTTAAACTCTAATGAATTTAGGTTTAATATAGAATATTTTTTAGTTGAAGTATAAAAATAAATGCTATCATTAATTTGCCCTCTAGCACCATTACTATAACTATATAAATTTGATTTAAATTGTTTTAATAGTTTCTTTTGATTATTATATATATCAAAAGTATTTTTATCATAATTTGGTGTAAAATGCCCTACATTGTTATGAATTACTTGATGAAAAGCATGTAGTTTTGATACCGGTTTTGGCGCTTTAATTTTTTGCCACTCCTTATTTTTTAGTTTGTATGTGTTTCTTGGTCCAGCAGGAAAAACACTGTCTTTTATCTGTATAGAAAAAAGAGGGTTTATAATCTCATCTTTTATTTTATTAGAAAAAACATGTACACTGTCATTTTCTATATATCCTTGTTTTGTAGATTTTGAAAAATACCATATTTTACCATCTGGTGTCGTAAAAGCATCCCAAATATCGTTAGTTGGTAACCCATTTTTAGTTGTAAAAGTTTTAAAGGTTTTACCATTAAATTTAGCCATGCCTTTGTCTGTTAAAAACCACATAAAGCCTTTAGCATCTTGTAAAATGGTATAAACGTGATTACTTGGTAAACCGTCTTTTGTTGTATAATTGGTGTAGTTTTGGGCAAAAGAAAAACTACATATTAATATAGCAAACAGTGTTATATGCAGTTTTAGTGCTTTCAATGAAATAGCAGTTTTTATCAAATATACAATTAAAGGCTCTTAATGTAAAAAGAAACACACCTTTACTTTTGTAAAGGTGTGTTTTTTAAGAAGCTATTCAATCATAACTTTAGTAGTCTTTTTAAAGTTATTTCCATTTGTTTTTAAAATGTAAATACCTTTAGGGTAATTAATCAGATTAATTCTGTTGTCTCCACTTTTAATTTTAAACTTCATTAATTCTTTTCCGTTTAAATCATATAATATAGAGTTACCAGCTTCTCTAGAATAAATATTCATATAATTCTTTACTGGATTTGGATAAACAAAGAATGATGATTTTTTGTTTTCATCTATTGTAGAAAGTACCTTGTTATCTTTTACTTCTACTTCTCTTAAAATTAATTCTTCTTTATAATTACCAAACTTATCTAATACCGAAACTTTAAAATATAAAGTAGCTACATAACTACAACCTATGCAATCTTTTTGATAAGGTAGGTTATAGGCCAAACTTAATTTAGCTTCTTTTTTATAATCTACACCCTCTTTTGTCCACCAAGATATTTCATTAAAGACTGTATTGCCATTATCTTTATTGGTATAAATAGGATTCTTAAGTTCCATTTTTTCATTAGACAGTTTACTATTTAATGGGTCTAAAGAAATTTTTGGATTCAATTTACTATCTTCTTCATTTGTATATTTAATATCAGAATAAACTAAGTTTACTTTATAATCTGTTATAAATTCAGAATCTACAGTAAATGTAAACTCATCTACTATTCTTATAACTCCAATATCTTCAACTACTTCGTGAATTGAATCATCTGCGATAAATGGTCCAATACAACAAATAATATCTGGTGTATCACAAGCATCACCAATTCCATCATTATCTGAATCTAATTGATCAGGATTTTCAATTGTAGGGCAGTTGTCTACATTGTCAAAAATTCCATCACCATCAGTATCTGTAACACAAGGATCACAAGCATCACCAATTCCATCATCATTTGTGTCTTCTTGGTTAGGATTCGAAATTTTTGGACAATTATCACATGCATCAAATTCACCATCACCATCTGTATCTACTTCACCACAAGGAGTAGGGTCACAAGCATCACCAATACCATCTCCATCTGTATCTAGTTGATCTAGATTTGCATTGTCTGGACAATTATCTTTTTCGTCACAAATAAAATCTCCATCTCTATCTATACATGGATCACAAACGTCTCCAATCCCATCGCCATCAATATCAGATTGATCTTCATTTGCAATTAAAGGACAATTATCACATGCGTCTCCAATTGTGTCATTATCAGAGTTTAATTGATCTGGGTTAGCAGTATCTTTACAGTTATCACATGCATCACCAATACCATCATCATCAGAATCTGTTTGATCTGTATTAGATGTATTTATACAATTGTCTTCAACGTCACAAATACCATCACCATCTGTATCTTTACATCCACCTTCACAATTTAAGAAATTAACTAATTGAAATTCATTACCCACAATAGTAACAGTAACCTCTCCAGAATAAGGGTTAGAAAAAGAATAGCCATCTTGAGCTTCTTCTCTTACTGTATAATCTCCAGCTTCTAAGCCATAGAATATATACAAACCATTAACATCTGTTATAGCAGTATCAATTAGGGTATTCGAACTATCATAAAGGTTTACTGTCCAGTTTGATAAAACATTTTCATTAGCCTGTAATTCACCATCGCAATTTGCATCTAAATATTTTCTACCATAAATAGCGCCTAAGTTATTACAACAGTTATCACCTACCATTATATTATTTTGGCTAGTAATATCTCCTTGAACAGCAACCCCTTGTGATGTTGCTGCATCATCTCTATGTTCAATAACTAAATAATAAGTACCTTGGTTAAGGTTTATTGTTTGTATTAATGAAGTTGGTGTTTGGAAATTAGCAGTTGTTATAGAATTTGGTACGTGGCTTACAATAGTATTAACCACAACATCTCCTTCAGCTCGATAACCAATAGAGGCCCAATTATCAGATAAAAAACTTAAATCAAATTCTACATCACCATTTTCTAATAAACAAAATTTTCTTTCAAATTGATAAGATTCAGTAGTGTTTGTATTTCTGTTATCTACAGAAGCAGTATTAGTCATAAATTCTGATATATACCTAGCACCAATTAAATTAGCCCAAGCACTGTTTGGAGATATTACATTCCCAGGAGAATCAAAATTAATATTATTATTAGGATTTGGCCCGCTTTTTAAAATCCATTTACTGTCTACATTCCCTGCTACTATTGGAATAAGTGAATTTGTTACAGTACTAAACCCAGTAGAAATATTTATCTGAGTGACTGTATCTTGTCCTAACGGGCAAGTATCACAAACATCACCAGCACCATCTCCATCTATATCTTCTTGATTAGGATTTGAAATATCTTCACAATTATCACAAACGTCTCCTATATCATCTCCATCTGAATCTTCTTGGTTAGGGTTTTCAATATATATACAATTGTCGCAATCATTTCCAAAACCATCATTATCAGAATCTAATTGCTCTGGGTTTGGATTCTCTATACAATTATCACAAGCATCACCTACACCATCACCATCAGAATCTTTTTGGTCTTTGTTTGGTTCTCTAGGACAATTATCACAAGCATCACCTACACTATCTCCATCTACATCTATTTGTTTTGGGTTGTATGTTGTAGGGCAATTATCACAATCATCTCCAATTCCATCTCCATCTTTGTCTTCACCACAAGGATCAAAACAAACATCACCTATACCATCTCCATTAACATCTAATTGATCTGGGTTTGGTTTTTCTTTACAATTATCACAATCATCACCAATTCCATCTCCATCTGAATCTAATTGCTCTGGATTCGAAGTATAAGGACAATTATCACAAGCATCTGGAAATCCATCATTATCTCTGTCTGGACCATCACCTTTAATACAATCTGGGTCACATGCATCTCCTATACCATCATTATCCTCATCAGATTGATCTGGGTTAGGATTTTTTGGACAATTATCACAAGCATCTTTATAACCATCACCATCTGAATCTTCACCTTCTTGACAAATAGGATCACAAATATCACCAATACCATTTTGATTTACATCTATTTGATGTGGATTGTATCTTCTTGGACAATTATCACAAGCATCAGGAAAGCCATCTTTATCTCTGTCTGGCCCTTCACCTTTTATACAAGGATCACATGCGTCACCAATACCATTACCATCAGAATCTAATTGATCTGTGTTTGGTTTTTCTATACAATTATCACAGTCATCTGGTACACCATCACCATCTGTATCCTTAGGGTCTTTACTAATACAGGGAATTTTACATTCTGATGCACAGAAATTATCTAATGCAATAATTTCATCATTTACGTTGTCATAATCAGAATCAAATAAAATACCACTTACATTAGTGATTAATTGATTCCAAGCATTTTCAGCATTTGCACCTGTTAAAGGAGTAGAGCTATTAGCATTAAATAATTGCCAACTACCTAAATCATTATTTGGTACTGTATTGTTTGTAGCTTTGTAAATTGGTAAGCAATAGTTTTTCCAATTAGCATTTGGTAATGTTTGGTTTGTTGAATTACCAACAAATACAGCCCTAAGTCTAGTATTTAGTTGTGCTATACTATTTATTTGGTTACCAGTATAAATAGATAATTTAGGAGCTGTATCTGTAGTTGTCGTTTTTGGATCATATTTTATAAGAAAATCGAAACACATACAATTACCTGGATATTTTTGTAACCAATCTCCAAAGAAATCTTTATTATTAATAAGGCTAGATTCTTTATCACTATTTGTAAATCTAATAATGTTTTGTTGTTCTTCTTCTAAATCAAAAGCTACATCCAATAAATTATCATTTAGCCAATTTTCTTTATTATAATCTTTTTCAAAATCAATACAGCCATCAATTACTACAGGAGGTTGACAAGCATCACCAACTCCATCACCATCTGTATCTAATTGGTTAGGGTTGTTTTTTGTTTTACAATTGTCGCAAGCATCACCAATACCATCTCCATCTGTATCTAATTGATCAGCATTGTCTATACCTGGGCAGTTATCTTTTACAACAGCACAGACATTTGCTGGTGATAAATTAATAGGAGTACCTCTATCCAAATAATCTACACCAGTTAAACTAAAGGTATTACAAATCGTACTATTTATTTGCGCTTCATTTTTTACAATAGTAGGAATGTCTATATTTATTTCATCTCCGTACACAAATAAATAATTGGTTAGTGATGTAATTTTTAATGTATTATTAATTAATGTAGCACTAAAATCAATTGTATTATTATTAAATGCTCCACCATTTGTAGAAACAGAAATTGTTTCCGAACCTAAAGTGTAATTTACATTTGGCAAGCCATCTGTAATTACTAAATCTTTAAATTCTAAATTCCCTAAATTTTTTATATTTAAGCGATATAGAATTTCTTGACCTGGAAAAACATTTGGTATCGAATTAGAGTTTGTCCATGTTGTACCATTGTCTAAGCTTTGCAATTTTTCAGTTCTAATTCCTGCTAATTCTTTTACATTAACATACACAGGACTAGATGTTTTAGAAGTTTCGTCACCATCTAATGTAAATTTATTTGCATATCTACCTGGGGGAGCATTGTTGTTAACTCTAACATCAAACTCTATAAAGTTATCAATACGATATTCTCCACCACAATTATGACCAATATTAGGGATTGTCCATTTTAAATCCGTACCACTAGGATCATAATTACTGTGATTTGAAGTTACATTAAAATTATTAACATTTCCTGAAATCGTTGGGTTGCAACCTGGGTTTTGACCTAAAGGAGAGGAATAAGAACTTTCGGAGCCCAAATAAGTAAAATTTGAATCTAATAAATCAGATATTACTACATTGTTTAAATCGTCTGAACCTGTACTTAAGATTCTTAATCTGTAACGAATTATATCTCCTGGACTAAAAAATTGATTACTATTACCACAAATAGATTTCTGAACAAAAATTTTCACTTTTGGTTCACTAACGATAAATGACTCAGTAGCATTTTTAGTTAATAAAGTTGTGTTGTTCGCAAAATTAAATGATGCATTTGCAGTGTTTGTAATGGTGGTACTAGGCAATACATTACTATTAATATTAAAATATACTTTAGCTAGAAAGGTCCAGTTTATACCAAGGCTAGAGTCTAAATCTACTCTTATAGAATCATCAATACCTGTTGAAATTGTACTTATATTAGAGGTAGTTGTAATAGGAAGATTATTAGTACCACCATCTAACGAATATGTACCAGAAATTGCTTGTCTACTACTATTTCCATTATAGTTATAAAATTCAATTTTATATACACTTATATCGTTTGGGAAATCGTCATTAAAAATGAAATTATCAATAGCATTATTTGCTGCTATTGGGTTTTTAAATTCTATTTGATAATAACCACTACAACCTGGAGCTCCAGAACTAAATTGCACTATTTTAGTGA from Lutibacter sp. Hel_I_33_5 carries:
- a CDS encoding LytTR family DNA-binding domain-containing protein; the encoded protein is MNLTAVLIDDEISNLKGLEQKLGKLFPDLEILQTFQKPENAIQYLNTQQPDIVFLDIEMPRINGFELLSQLNEINFQVIFITAYSEYAIEAFKQNAIDYVLKPIDDADLVLAINKAVTFITTKENTQNNHKLVNLLTNTLSKNNKIIIQTVNGTSFIPQEEVLHLEGYKGYTKFHLINNTTIVSSYNLGKFEKVLSSIFFKCHKSHIINLEKVRHFDNEGYIVLDNSYRVPISKANKKNIFRAVLKL
- a CDS encoding T9SS type A sorting domain-containing protein yields the protein MELKNPIYTNKDNGNTVFNEISWWTKEGVDYKKEAKLSLAYNLPYQKDCIGCSYVATLYFKVSVLDKFGNYKEELILREVEVKDNKVLSTIDENKKSSFFVYPNPVKNYMNIYSREAGNSILYDLNGKELMKFKIKSGDNRINLINYPKGIYILKTNGNNFKKTTKVMIE
- a CDS encoding histidine kinase, whose product is MKALKLHITLFAILICSFSFAQNYTNYTTKDGLPSNHVYTILQDAKGFMWFLTDKGMAKFNGKTFKTFTTKNGLPTNDIWDAFTTPDGKIWYFSKSTKQGYIENDSVHVFSNKIKDEIINPLFSIQIKDSVFPAGPRNTYKLKNKEWQKIKAPKPVSKLHAFHQVIHNNVGHFTPNYDKNTFDIYNNQKKLLKQFKSNLYSYSNGARGQINDSIYFYTSTKKYSILNLNSLEFKTYSFKDQIDKTAIKYPRINLVDKKLQITGKGFVGFLDNNFKIIKPYFFPSHVNAHFGFIDRQNTIWLSTFNKGIYKLPASKQQVTYNFIDDKIQTFNVINNNLLMGVYNKGYFKYNKKSKTFNPYIAANEYCFGAQNVAALNKTFFLNRTFITTHNNQKNRFTNNQSKNKKLNYIYGGIKKVAFFNSEMYGMTSGGFSIFNHKTYKIKNEIALKGCTDLLVFNSRLIIATTNRFKELINNTIQDISFKNENFNKPILSIKALSKTELLVNTDGFGSYITDLNTIKPLIGTEHLSVQEAYINKNDIWLATNNGVLHLKKRTKKYQVIRNYTINDGLPSNNINTIFVDDKELFVGTNYGLARVPINQIKSNLLLDLFVEKATYNSQLITSNSSIKYQTNATLSLKANAINFSDSNTSSFTYKLEHIQNQWNTTASNNFNFNSLKPDSYVFHVKSGTKESKFNFTIKPLWWQLIWFKFLVIIVCGGIIAYIFWRISIKNQEKKNNKLLQEKQLSEIQLKALRSQMNPHFVFNSLSAIQYYINNNEIEASELYLVKFSKLIRQFFELSKETEISINLEAKLIKNYLDIEKLRFKDKFEYSINIDKKINLDAIKLPTMLIQPIVENAINHGLFNKIENGTVIINFIHLTEKSVKVEIIDDGVGLLNTKKKTSIKIKSSNVLEDRLKFLNSSGLWEITYKQEELNPTINDKGHKVTFLITQK